The window CCACTGCAGGATATATACCAAGTTCAGCTATCTGCCTTGACAAAACTGTTGTAGCGTCAAGGTGAGCAAACGTTGTTGCAGGAGCTGGGTCGGTCAAGTCGTCTGCAGGCACGTAAACAGCCTGAACAGATGTAATAGATCCCTTCTTAGTGGATGTAATCCTCTCCTGTAACTCACCCATCTCAGTGCCGAGTGTGGGCTGGTAACCAACCGCAGATGGCATCCTACCAAGCAGAGCAGAAACCTCAGAACCAGCCTGAGTAAATCTGAATATGTTATCGATAAAAAGAAGCACGTCTTGCCCTTCCACATCTCTAAAATACTCAGCTATGGTAAGACCGGTAAGACCCACCCTCATCCTCGCACCGGGGGGCTCATTCATCTGGCCGTAAACAAGGGCAACTTTATCCAAAACACCTGACTCATGCATCTCTAAATAAAGATCATTACCTTCCCTTGTTCTTTCACCAACACCGCAAAATACAGAATAACCACCGTGCTGTTTTGCAATGTTGTTAATCAATTCCATGATAAGAACTGTCTTACCAACACCAGCACCACCAAAAAGACCAGTTTTACCACCTTTTGTGTAGGGCTCCAAAAGGTCGATAACCTTAATTCCAGTTTCGAGGATATTGCTACCGGTATCCTGGTCCTCCAATTTGGGAGCTGGTCTGTGGATCGGCCAATAATCTATGGCCTCTACTGGACCTTTTTCGTCGATAGGTTCACCAACGACGTTTAAGATCCTACCCAAAGCACCTTTTCCAACAGGAGCAGTTATGGCTTTGCCTGTATCTATTGCCTCCATGCCTCTGACAAGTCCATCGGTGGAAGTCATAGATACGGTTCTTACCGTATTCTCTCCAAGGTGCTGTTCAACCTCACAGATGACTGTGGCTCCGGTTGCTTTGTTTTCAATCTTAATTGCGTTGTAGATTTCAGGTAATACACCTGAGTCGAACTTTATGTCGACTACAGGACCGATAACCTGAACTATTTTACCGACATTTGTCATCATAACTCTCCATGAAACTGTTATTTTATTTTAAAGCTTCTGCACCGTTTACAATATCAAGTATCTCTTTGGTAATGGCAGCTTGTCTTGCCTTATTATAAGTAAGGACAAGCTTCTTTATAAACTCACCAGCATTTCTTGTAGCATTGTCCATTGCAGCCATTCTCGCCCCATGTTCTCCCGCTGTTGACTCAAGAAGGATGCTAAAGATATTAAAATTTAAGAACTTTGGTAAAATCTCTTTGATGAGTAAAGCAGGACTTGGCTCATATAAATAATCTGTGGAGTCGGCAGTTGCTTCATCCAATGAAATCGGAAGTAGTTTTACAACTTTTGGTGTTTGATAGACTATGGATCTAAATTCATTATAAATAACATACAGTTCGTCTATTTCACCGTTTATAAAATAATTATTGATCTTTTCTCCGATTTCAACGGCGTCGTCGTATCTAATTCTGCCACCAAAGGTTATGTAACTGTCAAGAATGTTGTATTTTCTTTTGCGGGCAAATTCATCAATTTTTCTACCCACTGTGATTATTTTTATGTTCTTATCTGTGTGTTGTTTTGTAAATGCGACAAAAGACTTTATTATGTTGTTATTGAATGCACCACACAGACCTCTGTCAGAACTTACTATAACCACACCTATGTTTTTTACCTCTTCCCTCGGCTGTAAAAAAGGATGAATCTCTTTAGATACTCTGCAGCCTATGTTGTTAACAAGCTCTGTTAACTTACGTGCATAAGGTTTTGCTGCATGCATTGCTTCTTGAGCTTTTCTCATTTTAGCAGCAGAAACCATTTTCATAGCTTTGGTTATCTTCTGTGTATTCTTAACAGAGTTTATTTTTCTTTTTATATCCCTCATTCCTGGCATTTTAGCATCCTGATTATGCAGTAAACTGCTTTTTAAATTCTACAACTGTAGCTTTTATTTTGTCTATAAGTTCATCGGAAAGGGCTTTTTTCTCTACTATTTCATTCAAGATCTCTGGTTTATTGATCTTGACATAGTTTATAAACTCTGATTCAAACTTTCTGACACTTTTGGTGGGGATATCATCGAGATATCCGTTAACACCACAGAATATGGCAATTACTTGTTCTTCTACAGGTACTGGCTCGTATTGTCCCTGTTTTAGGAGTTCAACGAGTTTTTCACCTCTATTAAGCTGAGCTTGAGTGGCAGCATCCAGATCACTACCGAACTGGGCAAAAGCTGCAAGCTCCCTATACTGAGCAAGCTCAAGACGAAGTCTTCCTGCCACCTGTTTCATCGCCTTAATCTGAGCAGCACCACCAACCCTTGAAACTGACAAACCAACGTTTACTGCTGGTCTGATACCAGAATAGAATAGATCACTTTCAAGGTATATTTGACCGTCTGTGATCGATATAACGTTTGTTGGAATATAAGCAGATACATCTCCAGCCTGAGTCTCTATTATTGGCAAAGCTGTGAGTGAACCTCCACCATTTTCTTCGTTCAGTTTTGCTGCTCTTTCAAGAAGCCTTGAGTGTAGATAAAAGACATCACCTGGATACGCTTCCCTACCAGGAGGTCTTCTAAGTAGCAAAGAAAGCTGTCTATATGCAGTAGCTTGTTTTGAAAGATCATCGTAGATCAAAAGAGCATGTTTACCTCTATCTCTAAAATATTCCCCCATGGTACAACCAGCGAAAGGAGCTATAAATTGAAGAGGGGCAGGATCACTCGCAGTAGCGGAAACTACTATTGTATATTCCATAGCTCCATGCTTTTCGAGTGTATCTATAATTCTGGCAACAGTGGATCTTTTTTGACCTATTGCCACATAAACACAGATTACATTTTTACCTTTTTGATTGATAATTGTGTCCACTACGATTGCTGTTTTACCTGTCTGCCTGTCCCCAATGATAAGCTCCCTTTGTCCTCTACCTATTGGGATCATGGCGTCAATGGCTTTAATACCAGTTTGTAGTGGTTCATGAACAGGTCTTCTTTTGATGATACCTGGTGCAATTTTTTCAATAACATCATACTCTGTAGTGTTTATGGGACCTTTACCATCGATAGGCATACCCAATGGGTTTACAACTCTTCCTACCAATGCTTCACCCACAGGAACTGATGCTATTCTACCAGTTCTCTTGACAACGTCACCTTCTTTGATATGCTCATAGTCACCCATAACAACGATACCAACATTGTCCTCTTCCAAGTTGAA of the Calditerrivibrio sp. genome contains:
- the atpD gene encoding F0F1 ATP synthase subunit beta, producing MTNVGKIVQVIGPVVDIKFDSGVLPEIYNAIKIENKATGATVICEVEQHLGENTVRTVSMTSTDGLVRGMEAIDTGKAITAPVGKGALGRILNVVGEPIDEKGPVEAIDYWPIHRPAPKLEDQDTGSNILETGIKVIDLLEPYTKGGKTGLFGGAGVGKTVLIMELINNIAKQHGGYSVFCGVGERTREGNDLYLEMHESGVLDKVALVYGQMNEPPGARMRVGLTGLTIAEYFRDVEGQDVLLFIDNIFRFTQAGSEVSALLGRMPSAVGYQPTLGTEMGELQERITSTKKGSITSVQAVYVPADDLTDPAPATTFAHLDATTVLSRQIAELGIYPAVDPLDSTSRILDPNIVGVEHYTVAREVQKILQRYKELQDIIAILGMEELTEEDKLIVARARKIQRFLSQPFHVAEQFTGMKGKYVKLADTIKGFKEIISGKCDDLPEQAFYMVGGIEEVYEKAEQLKKRG
- the atpG gene encoding ATP synthase F1 subunit gamma, with amino-acid sequence MPGMRDIKRKINSVKNTQKITKAMKMVSAAKMRKAQEAMHAAKPYARKLTELVNNIGCRVSKEIHPFLQPREEVKNIGVVIVSSDRGLCGAFNNNIIKSFVAFTKQHTDKNIKIITVGRKIDEFARKRKYNILDSYITFGGRIRYDDAVEIGEKINNYFINGEIDELYVIYNEFRSIVYQTPKVVKLLPISLDEATADSTDYLYEPSPALLIKEILPKFLNFNIFSILLESTAGEHGARMAAMDNATRNAGEFIKKLVLTYNKARQAAITKEILDIVNGAEALK
- the atpA gene encoding F0F1 ATP synthase subunit alpha; its protein translation is MQIRAEEISKIIREQIQNFEQKVQMEEIGTVLSAGDGIAKVYGLDNVMAGELVELPGGVYGIVFNLEEDNVGIVVMGDYEHIKEGDVVKRTGRIASVPVGEALVGRVVNPLGMPIDGKGPINTTEYDVIEKIAPGIIKRRPVHEPLQTGIKAIDAMIPIGRGQRELIIGDRQTGKTAIVVDTIINQKGKNVICVYVAIGQKRSTVARIIDTLEKHGAMEYTIVVSATASDPAPLQFIAPFAGCTMGEYFRDRGKHALLIYDDLSKQATAYRQLSLLLRRPPGREAYPGDVFYLHSRLLERAAKLNEENGGGSLTALPIIETQAGDVSAYIPTNVISITDGQIYLESDLFYSGIRPAVNVGLSVSRVGGAAQIKAMKQVAGRLRLELAQYRELAAFAQFGSDLDAATQAQLNRGEKLVELLKQGQYEPVPVEEQVIAIFCGVNGYLDDIPTKSVRKFESEFINYVKINKPEILNEIVEKKALSDELIDKIKATVVEFKKQFTA